The nucleotide window GTGCGCGCGACGATCCAGGCCGAGCTGGGCGCGCCGGGCCCGTTGATCGAGCGGACGCGCGCACTGCCGGCCGCGGGCACGGAGGACCCGGAGGCGGCCCGGATGTGGCTGGCGTACGGCTTGCTGCTGGCCGGCGAAGCGGCGGAAGCGGCGGATCTCGCGTCGGCGGTGGTGACGTCCCGGGTGACCCACCCGGGCCCCGACGACCGGCTGACGTGGGAGGCCCGGGTGCTGCTGGCCCGGGCACTGGCGGAGACGGACCGCTTGGCGGACGCGGAGCACTACGCGCGGGCCGCGCTGGATGCGGCGCCCTTGCCGCCGGGCCACCCGGTCCTGCTGCACGCCTTGGCCACCGTGGCTCGGGTGCACTACCGCCGGGAGAAGTGGGCGGTGGCGGTGGAGACGTACGAGTTCGCGGTCGAGGGGTTCAAGACGGTGCTGGGTGCGGGACATCCGTACACGCTGAAGGCGGCAGAGGCGTTGGCGGCCGCCCGCGAGGCGGCGGGCTTGTGATGCCGGCCGGCGGGGCTGTGCCGCGTCAGTACCCGCGGTCGTAGAGCGCCCGCAGCCACGGTTCCCTGACGGCGGGCAGCCGCGCGAGCGTGTACCGGAACGCGTGGCTGGACGGCTGGAACGGGCAGAGCGGGTGCGGTGGCAGCGGATCGTCCCGCTCCACGCCCGCCGGCAGCCCGCCGCTCACCGGCAGCCGGGTCCGGTGCGGCGGGAACGCGAGCTCGGCCCACAGCCCGGCGTCCAGCGGGACCGGCACCGCCCCGCCGCGCGGCTGCCAGAGGTCTCCGGTCTGCGGGTGAATCGGCACCAGCAGCAGGTCGGCGGCCGGCTCGCCGAACCCCGGTCCGGCCAGGTCGAGCCGCTTCGCGCCCGGCCCGGCGGGCAGCAGCGCGTCGAGTGAGCGGCCGAAGAGCTCGGCGACCGGTCCGGGCGCCACCTCGACCGGCGCGCCCGCGGCCGCCACCACCACGTGCGCGAGAGCCACGCCCGCCGGGATGTCTCGGAATGCGCTCAGCCGGTGTTCCAGTGCGCCGGTGGCGAGTAGCTCAGCCCAGTCCGAGACGGGCCGCTCCGGCGGGGCGGGCAGCCGCACCACGGCCTGCGGGAGGAGCCGGACGACCTGCCAGCACCCGCAGTCGTCCAGCCTCGTCCCGACCGGCAGGGCACAGCCCAGGCAGGCGAGATTCGGTCCGTCGCTCCCGTCGATCCCCTGGCAGTAGCCCGCGGCCCGCTCGAGGATCAGCCGGGTGCCGTGCACGTCGCCGGGCGCGAGCAGGACGGTGCCCACCGGCCCGCCGGACAAGGCACCGAACGGCGCGAAGCGCCCGAGCTTCGCAGCCTCGCCCGCCTCGACCTCGTCGAACTGCCGCCACGGCGGCCCGTCGGGTGCGGGGTCGACGGCGAAGGACCCGGCTTCCAGCAGGGGCGGGTGCAGCGTCTCCCAGTGGGTGTCGGCCCAGTGCACCGGCAGCGCCACCTCCGACACCGCTGCCGTCAGGACCGCACCGCAGCCCGCACAACCGAACACCGCCAAGCCGTTTCCCTCCCCCGCGCGTAGTCCACAGCTTGCCCGGGATGTGCACAACTCGGCCTGTGCTGCGGTCTCACCCCGGCTTTTCGTCGGCAGCTCTCGATAGGCTGGAATCGGGGGCCGGCCCCGCGGCCGTGGCGGCCGTCAGGAAGCCGTCGTCTGCAGAGCCTTGCTCAGCACCGCAACGGTCAGCTCGACCTGCCAAGGCCGGGCCCCGCCCGCCCGCAGGACCTCCGCCACCGAGTCCTCATCGGTCTCCGCCGGTGGCCGCCAGCAGGTTCGCCGGACCAGGTCCGGCAGTAGCAGGTTCTCCACCGGCAGCCGGCGGTCCTCGGCGATCGCCGTCAACGCCGTACGCGCCGCCGACAGGCGGGCCGCCGCGTCCGGGTCCTTGTCCGCCCAGCGGTTCACCGGGGGCGGGCCGTCCGTCGGCTGCGAAGGTGACGGCAGTTCCGATGCCGGCAAAGCCCGGGCCGCCTGCAGGTGGCGCAGCCAGCTCGCCGTGTACTTCCGCTGCACGCGGCCGCTGAACACCGGCAGCGCCTGCAGCTCCTCGACCGTCTTCGGGTCCGCCGTCACCGCGTTCACGATCGCGCTGTCCGGGAGGATGCGGCTCGGCGCGCGGTCGCGCTTGCGGGCCAGCTCGTCGCGGGCCTGCCACAGCTCGCGGACCGCCGCCAGGCCACGCGGGCTGCGGATCTTGTGCACGCCGGACGTCCGCCGCCACGGCTCGGCACGCGGGGGCGGTGGCGGGGCCATCCGCACGAACTCGAACTCCTGCCGGGCCCACTCCAGCTTGCCCTGGGCGCCCAGCTCCGCTTCCAGCTTTTCGCGCAGCTGGACGAGCAGCTCGACGTCGAGGGCGGCGTAGTTCAGCCAGTCGACCGGCAGCGGCCGCTTCGACCAGTCGGCCGCGCTGTGCCCCTTCTCGAGGGTGTACCCCAGCAGGAGCTCGACCAGCGTGCCCAGTGCGACGCGCTCGTAGCCCGCCAGCCGGCCGGCCAGCTCGGTGTCGAACAGCGCCGCCGGGTGCAGGCCCAGCTCGGCGAGGCAGGGGAGGTCCTGGGAGGCCGCGTGCAGCACCCACTCCAGGTTGTTGAGGACTTCGCGCAGCGGCTCGAGTTCGCCGTCCAGCGCGATCGGGTCGATCAGCACCGTGCCGGCACCTTCGCGGCGCAGCTGCACGAGGTAGGCCTTGGGCCAGTAGCGGTAGCCGGACGCACGTTCGGTGTCGACGGCGACCGCACCCGAGCCCGCGGCGAGCTTCGCGCAGGCCTCGGCCAGCGCGGCGGGGTCGGTGACCACCGGGGGCGTGCCCTCGGCGGGTTCGCGTAGCAGCACAGGGCCGCCCGTGGACTCGATCTCCATCCCGGTGTCCTCGGCCTCTGCACTTCCCATGGTTGACGACCCTACGGGACGGGCATACCGCGCCTGGTCTGCCCGCCCCGCAGGGCTGTTTGCTTGCGTCAGCGGATCACGCCGGCTCGCATGGCCAGCGCCACCATCTGGGCCCGGTCGCCCGTGCCGAGCTTGCGCCCGATCCGGGACAGGTGGGACTTGACGGTGAGGGCGGAGAGCGAAAGCTCCTCGCCGATCTCCTTGTTGGACTGCCCGTCGGCGACCAGCTGGAGCACCTCCACCTCACGAGCGGACAGCTCGCGCGGGGTGTTGTCGGTGCCCGCGACGCGGGTCCCGGTGGCGAGCACCGGAGCCACGCTCGGGTCGGCGTAGACGCCGCCTTCGAGCACGCGCCGCACGCCGTCGGTCACCACGACCGGCGACGCGGACTTCAGCAGGTACGCCTGGGCCCCGGCCTGGAAGGCCGAGCGGACCGCGTACGGGTCGTCCGAGGATGCGAGGACCACCACGCGCGGCCAGCCGTGGCTACGGAGTTCCGTGACCAGCTCGATGCCGCTGCCGTCCGGCAGTCCGAGATCGAGGATCGCCAGGTCACAAGGCCCGGTGGCCTGTGCTCGCGCCCTCGCCTCGGCCACCGGGGCGGCTTCGTGGACGGTGCCCGCACCCATCTGTGCGAGTCTTGCTGCGATTGCCTCCCTCAACAGCGGGTGGTCATCGACCACCAACACGGAAAACAGCTCTTCCCGCGGGTGCGGAACCATGCTCGCCGGCAACGCGCCGGCTGGCGTGGATCGGACGGCCTGAGATAAGCCGACGGTAGCCACGTCACTACCTCCCTGGAGTCGGTCGTGCCCCCCGACCGGCACCGGGACCTTCGGCCGTTCAGCCGCGCCAGCTTTAGACCGAAAGTGGTGTCGTCGAAGGCACTGTAGCCGTCCTGAGGCCGTTGCGGGGGGATCGAATGGGTATCTATCTCAAACGAACAGTCACTCAGTGGGTTCGAGGTAACACGATCGGGCTAGTACACGGCCGGTTGCTAACGGATAGCCCAGCGAACACGATGCACAGTGGTTACCGGCGTCCAAATGGCCGTGCAGATGGGCCGTGCAGCTTCCGGTGCGCCTAGTGACGAGGGGCCGGATGGGCTCCCCCAGTCCGCGAAATGTGGCCCCGGCCGGGGCATGATCAACTCGGCCGCACGGCTCCGCCGTCGCCTGTCGAAGCCGGGAACTGTGACTGTCCGTGTCCGCCGCGGGGTGACGGCGGCGACCGGACGCCCGATTTGATCTTGTTGCGGTGTGTGACCGCGGGGAGTCACGAACGAGGAGACGTGAAACGGCCTCGCAGACCGTGGCGGGCGCCGGGGGTGTCCCGATGGCCGACCGGCCGGTTCGGCGGGCCTGGCGGTCGCTCAGGCGCCGGTAACGATGTGAACGGTGTTCAGCAGACGTGAATTTTGCTCACATCCGTACAACTGCGGGTCCGGGGGCACCCGTTCGCGAGGAGGCCGTTGCCGATTCGTTGCGGAACATCGCCCGGACAGCCGCCCGCAGGTCGTGAGGGGTAAGGCGGGTAAGAACCCGCTGTTGAGTCTCAGGACTTGTCGGACAGTTGATGTCTCAGGACCTCACGGACACTGACCGGCCTGTCGGGGTTGTGATCGGGTGGGTTGTACCGATCATGCGGCGATGGGCAGAGCAGGGTTTGCGATGGATCCTGAGTTCGTCGCCGCGGTCGCTCGGGCCGCGGGCGGGGAGAAGATCAACGTCGCGGTGTTCTGCCGCGAGCACGGCCTGTCCCGGGACACCTTCTACCGGTATGTGACCCGGTTCCGCGCCGAGGGCGCCGACGGGTTCATCCGCCGCAGCACCGCCCCGCACCATCACCCCACCGCGCTCGCGCTGGAGGTGGTCGAGGCGGTGCTGCGGGCCCGCAAGCAACTGGCCGAGGCAGGCTTGGACAACGGGCCGATCTCGATCCGCTGGCGACTGCAGGACGCCGGGTTCCACCCGCTGCCCTCCCGGGTGTCGATCTACCGGATCCTGCGCGAGCGGGGCCAGATCGTGGCCCAGCCACGCAAACGCCCCAAGACCCGGCGGCGGTTCAGCTACGCCGACCCCAACGGCTGCTGGCAGATCGACGGCATGGAACACCACCTCGCCGACGGCACCACCGTCTGCATCATCCAGATCCTGGACGACCACTCCCGCCTCGACGTCGGCACCTGCGCCGCCACCGGTGAAACCACCGCCGGCACCTGGGCCGCCCTGCAACGAGCGTTCGCCGGCTACGGCCTGCCGGTCAGAATCCTCTCCGACAACGGGCTGGCCTTCACCGGCCGCCACCGCGGCTGGATGGTCGAACTGGAACGCCTGCTCGCCGCGCTCGGGGTCACCACCATCGCCGCCACCCCACGTCACCCCCAGACCTGCGGGAAGAACGAACGCGCCCACCAGACCCTGCAGAAATGGCTCGCCGCCCGGCCACCCGCCCACACCCTCACCGAACTGCAGAACCTGCTCGACGAGTACCGGCAGATCTACAACCACCGCCGCCACCAGAGCCTCAACGGCGACACACCCCAGCAGCGCTACGACACCCGCCCGAAAGCCACCCCCAGCACCGGCCCGCACCGGCCCAGCGGCATGACCACCCGACCCGTCTCGGCCACCGGCGTGATCGCGTTCTCCGGCTGCTCCATCGTGCTGGGACGCACCTGGGCCGGACGCACCGCCAGCGTCTACTGGCAAGGCGACCGCGTCACCGTCATGATCGACAACACGGTCACCCGCCAGCTCACCCCCGACAGATCAGTACGCTACCAACGCCTCACCAACCAGAAACTGTCCGACAAGTCCTGAGACACATCTGTCCGTGAGGTCCTGAGACAGCACAGCGGGTAAGAACCCGCCTTGCCACTCACGAGTGGGCAGGTGGCCGGCGAAGGTGGCTCAGGAGCCCTGGCGCTGCCCGAAGAGCGTCACGCCGACCGGCGGCAGGCCCACGACGCTCGCCATCACCTGGCAGAAGGCCTGCCCGTGGGGCAGCAGCCCGGCGTCCGTCGGCGTCCACGACGCCCGCAGCTCCAGGTCGTCGGTGCGGGCGGGCCCGGAGATGTCGCCGAAGCGGGCCGACGACGTCTCGGTCACCGTGCCGCCGAGTGCCTTCCAGCTCGCGCCGGACACCTCGAGCGCGTCGGTCAGCCACGACCAGCCGACCGCCGGCAGGAACGGGTCCGTCGCCAGCTCGCGGTCCAGCTCCGCGCGCACGTACATGACGAGCCGGAGCACGCCGTCCCAGCCGTCCTGGCCTTCGGGGTCGTGCAGCAGCACCAGCCGGCCCGAGGCCAGCACGTCCGCCGGCCCGGACACCTCGCAGCTGACCGCGTACGACCACGGCGCGAGCCGCTGCGGGGCGCGCATCGGCTCCAGCAGCACCTCCCGGCGGGGCCGGACGGACTGCAGCGCCGCGACTGCTTCGCGGAAGAGTTCGGGCACTGGCGTCATCGCGGTCACGCTTCGACTTTAGGGCGGGCACGGCCTGTTGCGGGCGCAGGCGCGCCGAGGAACGGGCCCGCCGCGGCTCGTGGCACGATTGACGGCGATGTCTCAGACCACGCCCCTGCCGCGCCCGGCCGCCCCGGCCGCCCGCCGCGAGCTGCCCGAAGCCCCGTTCCTGGCCGCCGCGCGCGGCGAACGCCCGGCCCGCACGCCCGTCTGGTTCATGCGCCAGGCCGGCCGCTCGCTGCCGGAGTACCGCGCGCTGCGCGAGGGCGTGCCGATGCTCGACGCCTGTTTCGACCCGGAAATGCTCGCCGAGATCACGCTGCAGCCGGTGCGCCGGCACGGCGTCGACGCGGCGATCCTCTTCAGCGACATCGTGGTGCCGCTCAAGGCCGCCGGCGTCGACATCGACATCGTGCCCGGCACCGGGCCGGTGGCCGCCGCGCCGGTGCGCGACCTCGCCGCCGTGAAGGCGCTGCCGGAGCTGGAGCCCGAGCAGGTGGCGAAGGTCGCCGACGGTGTCCGGCTGCTGGTCGAGCGGCTCGGCGAAACCCCGCTGATCGGCTTCGCCGGCGCGCCGTTCACGCTGGCCAGCTACCTCATCGAGGGCGGCCCGAGCCGCAACCACGAGCACACCAAGGCGCTCATGCACTCCGAGCCCGAGGTGTGGCACGAGCTGGCCGGGCGGCTGGCCGACGTCGCGCTGACGTTCCTGCGCGCCCAGCTCGACGCCGGCGTCGACGCGATCCAGCTGTTCGACTCCTGGGCCGGCGCGCTGTCCGAGCGGGACTACCGCGAGTTCGTCCTGCCGCACTCGGCGAAGGTCCTCGCCGGCGTCGCGGAGTACGGCGTGCCGCGGATCCACTTCGGCGTCGGCACCGGCGAGCTCCTCGCCGCGATGCGCGACGCGGGCGCCGACGTCGTCGGCGTCGACTGGCGGATCCCCCTCGACGAGGCCGTGCGGCGGCTGGGCGGCCGCGCGATCGTGCAGGGCAACCTCGACCCGGCGCTGCTGCACGCGTCCTGGCCGGTCCTCGAAGCCGAGGTCCGGCGGATCGCCGAGGAGGGCAAGGCGGCCGACGGCCACATCTTCAACCTCGGCCACGGCGTGCTGCCCGGCGTCGACCCCGACGTGCTGACCCGCGTGGTCGGGCTGG belongs to Amycolatopsis tolypomycina and includes:
- a CDS encoding tetratricopeptide repeat protein, with the translated sequence MSVDRLRGEIAWLGAKLQRRRRQDDLTALDLRDQIADRLAELRDPGTEAWLRALVADQARVFGARHHATLGSWFLIAARCSQTGRVDEALELFASVRAAYAYVHGPDHDAVVHCGYAIATALFDAGRYAAAIDAFRALGFTADVARAQVKLARFDEAEQTLRAVPPEEAAFVRATIQAELGAPGPLIERTRALPAAGTEDPEAARMWLAYGLLLAGEAAEAADLASAVVTSRVTHPGPDDRLTWEARVLLARALAETDRLADAEHYARAALDAAPLPPGHPVLLHALATVARVHYRREKWAVAVETYEFAVEGFKTVLGAGHPYTLKAAEALAAAREAAGL
- a CDS encoding ribonuclease D, with amino-acid sequence MEIESTGGPVLLREPAEGTPPVVTDPAALAEACAKLAAGSGAVAVDTERASGYRYWPKAYLVQLRREGAGTVLIDPIALDGELEPLREVLNNLEWVLHAASQDLPCLAELGLHPAALFDTELAGRLAGYERVALGTLVELLLGYTLEKGHSAADWSKRPLPVDWLNYAALDVELLVQLREKLEAELGAQGKLEWARQEFEFVRMAPPPPPRAEPWRRTSGVHKIRSPRGLAAVRELWQARDELARKRDRAPSRILPDSAIVNAVTADPKTVEELQALPVFSGRVQRKYTASWLRHLQAARALPASELPSPSQPTDGPPPVNRWADKDPDAAARLSAARTALTAIAEDRRLPVENLLLPDLVRRTCWRPPAETDEDSVAEVLRAGGARPWQVELTVAVLSKALQTTAS
- a CDS encoding response regulator, with the translated sequence MATVGLSQAVRSTPAGALPASMVPHPREELFSVLVVDDHPLLREAIAARLAQMGAGTVHEAAPVAEARARAQATGPCDLAILDLGLPDGSGIELVTELRSHGWPRVVVLASSDDPYAVRSAFQAGAQAYLLKSASPVVVTDGVRRVLEGGVYADPSVAPVLATGTRVAGTDNTPRELSAREVEVLQLVADGQSNKEIGEELSLSALTVKSHLSRIGRKLGTGDRAQMVALAMRAGVIR
- a CDS encoding IS481 family transposase, translated to MDPEFVAAVARAAGGEKINVAVFCREHGLSRDTFYRYVTRFRAEGADGFIRRSTAPHHHPTALALEVVEAVLRARKQLAEAGLDNGPISIRWRLQDAGFHPLPSRVSIYRILRERGQIVAQPRKRPKTRRRFSYADPNGCWQIDGMEHHLADGTTVCIIQILDDHSRLDVGTCAATGETTAGTWAALQRAFAGYGLPVRILSDNGLAFTGRHRGWMVELERLLAALGVTTIAATPRHPQTCGKNERAHQTLQKWLAARPPAHTLTELQNLLDEYRQIYNHRRHQSLNGDTPQQRYDTRPKATPSTGPHRPSGMTTRPVSATGVIAFSGCSIVLGRTWAGRTASVYWQGDRVTVMIDNTVTRQLTPDRSVRYQRLTNQKLSDKS
- a CDS encoding DUF3000 domain-containing protein — encoded protein: MTAMTPVPELFREAVAALQSVRPRREVLLEPMRAPQRLAPWSYAVSCEVSGPADVLASGRLVLLHDPEGQDGWDGVLRLVMYVRAELDRELATDPFLPAVGWSWLTDALEVSGASWKALGGTVTETSSARFGDISGPARTDDLELRASWTPTDAGLLPHGQAFCQVMASVVGLPPVGVTLFGQRQGS
- the hemE gene encoding uroporphyrinogen decarboxylase: MSQTTPLPRPAAPAARRELPEAPFLAAARGERPARTPVWFMRQAGRSLPEYRALREGVPMLDACFDPEMLAEITLQPVRRHGVDAAILFSDIVVPLKAAGVDIDIVPGTGPVAAAPVRDLAAVKALPELEPEQVAKVADGVRLLVERLGETPLIGFAGAPFTLASYLIEGGPSRNHEHTKALMHSEPEVWHELAGRLADVALTFLRAQLDAGVDAIQLFDSWAGALSERDYREFVLPHSAKVLAGVAEYGVPRIHFGVGTGELLAAMRDAGADVVGVDWRIPLDEAVRRLGGRAIVQGNLDPALLHASWPVLEAEVRRIAEEGKAADGHIFNLGHGVLPGVDPDVLTRVVGLVHEL